The following coding sequences lie in one bacterium genomic window:
- a CDS encoding secondary thiamine-phosphate synthase enzyme YjbQ yields MKSHTEYLTFSTSKREEFVLITGQVAKAVNTSGVREGMVLVSAMHITAAVYVNDAEDGLIEDIKEWLRGLAPDKDYRHHRTGEDNGSAHLKNLILHHQVILPITNGQLDLGPWQQVYYAEFDGQRRKRIVIKVIGE; encoded by the coding sequence ATGAAATCACACACTGAGTATTTGACCTTTTCAACGTCGAAACGTGAAGAGTTCGTTCTCATTACGGGTCAAGTTGCGAAAGCCGTCAATACCTCAGGAGTGCGCGAAGGTATGGTCCTTGTGTCGGCCATGCATATCACTGCGGCTGTATACGTGAACGATGCCGAAGACGGGTTAATCGAGGACATCAAGGAGTGGCTGCGCGGGCTGGCGCCAGATAAAGACTACCGGCATCATCGCACTGGCGAGGATAACGGAAGCGCTCACCTGAAGAACTTGATCCTGCATCATCAGGTGATTCTGCCAATCACAAACGGGCAACTCGATCTTGGCCCGTGGCAGCAGGTCTATTACGCCGAGTTTGACGGGCAGCGCCGCAAGCGCATAGTCATCAAAGTTATCGGCGAGTAG
- a CDS encoding succinate dehydrogenase/fumarate reductase iron-sulfur subunit, with the protein MARTIKVKVFRGDNGEGAMKDYNVHIDDGMVVLDVVHRIQATQAPDLACRWNCKAGKCGSCSAEVNGKPSLMCMTRMDTLPLDKPLTIEPLKTFPHIRDLVTDVSWNYSVNKRIKPFKPRAKGADGKHRMYQYEVDRVQEFRKCIECYLCQTVCHVLRNHGKHEEFAGPRFMIRMASLEMHPLDTEDRIPFIKDEAGVGYCNITKCCTEVCPEHIHITDNGIIPLKERVADRYYDPIRMLFRVLGGK; encoded by the coding sequence ATGGCACGCACAATTAAAGTAAAAGTCTTTCGCGGCGACAATGGCGAAGGCGCAATGAAAGACTATAATGTGCACATTGATGACGGCATGGTTGTGCTTGATGTCGTTCATCGAATTCAGGCCACTCAGGCCCCTGACCTTGCTTGCCGCTGGAATTGCAAGGCTGGCAAGTGCGGATCTTGTTCTGCCGAAGTCAATGGCAAGCCGAGTTTGATGTGCATGACTCGCATGGATACGCTGCCGCTTGACAAACCGCTGACGATAGAACCACTTAAGACATTCCCGCACATCCGGGACCTCGTGACTGACGTCTCCTGGAACTACTCGGTGAACAAGCGCATCAAACCGTTCAAGCCGCGTGCCAAGGGCGCGGATGGCAAGCATCGTATGTATCAGTACGAAGTCGACCGCGTTCAGGAATTCCGGAAGTGTATTGAATGCTACCTTTGTCAGACTGTATGCCACGTATTGCGCAATCACGGAAAGCATGAAGAGTTCGCCGGACCGCGCTTCATGATCCGAATGGCCTCATTGGAAATGCATCCGCTCGACACTGAAGACCGAATTCCATTTATCAAGGATGAGGCAGGCGTCGGCTACTGCAATATCACGAAGTGCTGCACGGAGGTTTGTCCTGAGCACATCCATATTACGGACAACGGAATCATTCCATTGAAGGAGCGCGTCGCAGATCGCTATTACGATCCGATTCGCATGCTGTTCAGAGTCCTCGGAGGAAAATGA
- a CDS encoding fumarate reductase/succinate dehydrogenase flavoprotein subunit — protein sequence MANYNTHDFDVLVIGAGGAGLRAAIESAALGAKTAVVMKSLLGKAHTVMAEGGAAAALRNADDRDSWETHFRDTMKGGKQLNFFRMAELHAKEAPDRIRELEEWGAVFDRTPDGLINQRNFGGHTYPRLAHVGDRTGLEMIRTLQDKLVHMPAEIFMEVTVTHLFKSGNRVCGALAYSRVTGEFHLFRVKSVVMATGGGGKSFAITSNSWEYSGDGHALAWRAGAELMDMEFVQFHPTGMVWPLSVRGTLVTEGVRGEGGVLLNKDGRRFMFDYIPEAFKNDVAATEQEAIQWVNEVAAGKLASVRRPPELLTRDVVARAIRSEVQAGRGSPHGGAFLDIATRRSAEDIQRKLPSMYHQFKQLANVDITKEPMEVGPTCHYMMGGIRVQAESGMSTVPGLFAAGEVAAGLHGANRLGGNSLSDLLVFGRRAGWGAAEFAKTAQAPELDGSQVEKAIAENLSCLERKGGENPYKVHQELQDMMQDNVGIVRTEEELKGALVALDQFEARVANVSVEGARAYNPGWNLAMDLRSMIVVSRAIAMAALERRESRGGHSRIDYPNYDKKYAKVNHIIYNQNGAMALRADALPEVTPELKPFVEEA from the coding sequence ATGGCAAACTACAATACGCATGATTTTGATGTATTGGTCATCGGCGCGGGCGGTGCGGGTTTGCGCGCTGCCATCGAGTCAGCGGCTTTGGGTGCCAAGACTGCCGTGGTGATGAAATCTCTGCTTGGCAAGGCGCATACTGTGATGGCCGAGGGCGGTGCGGCTGCCGCGTTGCGCAACGCGGACGATCGTGACTCATGGGAAACGCACTTCCGTGACACCATGAAAGGCGGCAAACAGCTTAACTTCTTTCGCATGGCTGAACTCCACGCAAAGGAAGCGCCTGACCGGATTCGAGAACTGGAAGAGTGGGGTGCCGTCTTTGACCGGACGCCTGACGGACTAATCAACCAACGTAATTTTGGAGGGCATACATATCCCCGGCTGGCCCACGTTGGCGACCGCACAGGACTCGAGATGATCCGCACATTACAGGACAAGCTTGTGCATATGCCTGCGGAAATCTTCATGGAAGTGACCGTAACGCATCTCTTCAAGTCAGGCAATCGTGTCTGCGGTGCTTTAGCCTATTCGCGAGTAACCGGCGAATTCCACTTGTTTCGTGTTAAGTCCGTTGTTATGGCTACAGGCGGGGGAGGAAAGTCATTCGCGATCACGTCCAATTCATGGGAGTACAGCGGCGACGGCCATGCCTTGGCATGGCGGGCAGGTGCCGAACTCATGGATATGGAGTTTGTGCAATTCCATCCTACAGGAATGGTCTGGCCGCTTTCTGTTCGCGGCACGCTGGTTACGGAAGGAGTCAGAGGAGAAGGTGGTGTGCTGCTGAACAAAGACGGCCGCCGCTTCATGTTTGACTACATCCCGGAAGCTTTCAAGAACGACGTTGCAGCGACGGAGCAGGAGGCTATTCAGTGGGTGAATGAGGTCGCGGCCGGAAAACTTGCGAGCGTGAGAAGACCGCCGGAACTCCTAACGCGTGACGTTGTGGCACGCGCGATACGTTCTGAAGTGCAGGCAGGAAGAGGCAGCCCGCATGGCGGTGCTTTTCTCGACATTGCCACGCGACGCTCAGCGGAAGATATTCAGCGGAAGCTGCCCTCCATGTATCATCAGTTCAAGCAGCTGGCGAACGTGGATATCACGAAAGAACCGATGGAAGTCGGTCCCACCTGCCACTACATGATGGGTGGAATTCGTGTGCAGGCGGAGTCCGGCATGAGTACAGTTCCCGGGTTGTTTGCCGCGGGCGAAGTTGCCGCAGGATTACACGGTGCCAATCGCTTGGGCGGTAACTCGCTGTCCGACCTGCTGGTGTTCGGCAGGCGAGCAGGGTGGGGCGCTGCAGAGTTTGCAAAAACAGCACAAGCACCTGAACTTGACGGCTCGCAAGTGGAGAAGGCTATTGCTGAGAACCTCTCGTGTTTGGAGCGCAAAGGCGGAGAGAATCCGTACAAAGTCCACCAGGAATTGCAGGACATGATGCAGGACAACGTGGGCATTGTGCGCACGGAAGAAGAACTTAAAGGTGCCCTTGTTGCGCTTGATCAGTTTGAAGCGCGCGTTGCGAACGTTTCTGTGGAAGGAGCGCGCGCCTACAACCCCGGCTGGAATCTGGCGATGGACTTGCGCAGCATGATCGTGGTGTCGCGAGCCATCGCGATGGCAGCGCTCGAACGGCGCGAGAGTCGCGGAGGGCATTCGCGAATAGACTATCCCAACTATGACAAGAAATACGCGAAAGTGAATCACATAATCTATAATCAGAATGGTGCGATGGCGTTACGAGCCGATGCTTTGCCTGAAGTCACTCCTGAGCTTAAACCCTTTGTTGAGGAGGCTTAA
- a CDS encoding succinate dehydrogenase yields MAYPVPGTREPFLATRRLDAWWLAPLSMGLSFVVFIIYATWAALQPTQYSHFGPYISPFFSPDLTKWIPGFTWSPALLILWVPAGFRLTCYYGRKAYYRSVMFAPSACAVSKGQREYKGESALPWILNNLHRYFLYIISVLVIFHWIHLIDAFRFADGFGMGIGTIVVAADTAFLTLYVTSCHSLRHLVGGKIDCYSCAAAGVVRHKAWKGVSILNDRHNLYFWLSLFTVGFADLYIRMCAMGIWQDVRFF; encoded by the coding sequence ATGGCCTATCCCGTACCCGGAACGCGCGAACCCTTTCTGGCGACTCGGCGTCTTGATGCCTGGTGGCTGGCTCCCTTGTCTATGGGGCTTTCGTTCGTCGTGTTCATTATCTACGCCACTTGGGCGGCACTCCAGCCTACGCAGTACAGTCATTTCGGACCCTACATTTCACCTTTCTTTTCGCCAGACTTGACCAAGTGGATTCCCGGCTTCACGTGGTCACCCGCGCTATTGATTCTGTGGGTGCCGGCCGGTTTCCGACTTACTTGCTATTACGGCCGCAAGGCCTACTACCGCTCTGTGATGTTTGCTCCGTCGGCCTGCGCGGTGAGCAAAGGTCAGCGCGAATACAAAGGGGAAAGCGCGCTGCCGTGGATTCTGAATAACCTGCACCGGTACTTCCTCTACATCATCTCAGTACTCGTCATTTTTCACTGGATACATTTGATCGATGCGTTCCGTTTTGCCGATGGATTCGGTATGGGAATCGGGACAATCGTTGTCGCGGCTGACACCGCATTCCTTACCCTGTACGTGACGAGCTGTCATTCACTGCGCCATCTCGTAGGCGGGAAGATCGATTGCTACTCGTGTGCGGCTGCGGGCGTCGTGCGCCATAAGGCTTGGAAGGGTGTTTCCATCCTGAATGACCGGCACAATCTCTATTTCTGGCTCAGTCTCTTTACAGTCGGCTTTGCCGATCTTTACATCAGAATGTGCGCCATGGGAATCTGGCAGGATGTGAGGTTCTTCTAA
- a CDS encoding macro domain-containing protein encodes MKWGLGELDTFVGDIWELATEAIVCPIHCEMRPSGQLGSDILRRAGHEIEKELSQYEHLRLGQVCLTGGGGLECEKLIHIAVTSLARRPSIEALEEALQNALMLAYHNSMRSVAIPATYNEPGELTTAVVARIIVKHSMDHLLKARFPNRIVLVVPTDYVHKAFLNEIERLRYGDLPA; translated from the coding sequence ATGAAGTGGGGTCTCGGCGAGCTCGACACGTTCGTCGGGGACATCTGGGAGTTGGCAACGGAAGCTATCGTCTGCCCGATTCACTGCGAAATGCGGCCATCAGGACAACTTGGCTCTGATATCCTGCGACGTGCCGGTCATGAAATTGAGAAGGAACTATCACAGTACGAGCACCTGCGGCTGGGACAAGTTTGCCTGACGGGCGGAGGCGGCTTGGAGTGTGAGAAGCTGATTCATATTGCTGTCACTTCTCTGGCAAGACGCCCGAGTATCGAGGCACTCGAAGAAGCATTGCAGAATGCGCTGATGCTCGCGTATCATAACTCGATGAGATCTGTCGCGATTCCGGCGACATATAACGAGCCCGGGGAGCTTACCACAGCAGTCGTGGCCCGCATCATCGTCAAACATTCAATGGATCACCTCCTCAAAGCGAGGTTTCCTAATCGAATTGTTCTTGTCGTACCAACGGACTATGTCCATAAAGCCTTCCTCAACGAAATCGAACGATTACGTTACGGCGATTTGCCGGCGTAA
- a CDS encoding HIT domain-containing protein: MERLWAPWRMTYIAETVKQEQPDGCIFCTMLADDDDERNLILCRGELCFAVMNLYPYNTGHLMVIPVRHTADFGLLTAEEHAELGRMLELSRRALEECFTPHGFNIGMNIGRAAGAGILDHLHYHIVPRWNGDSNFMGVVSDTKVLSESLPESYRRLKQSFERMRSA; the protein is encoded by the coding sequence GTGGAGCGCCTCTGGGCACCTTGGCGCATGACCTATATCGCTGAAACGGTCAAGCAGGAGCAGCCTGACGGCTGTATCTTCTGTACGATGCTTGCCGACGACGACGACGAGCGCAACTTGATTTTGTGTCGCGGCGAGTTGTGTTTCGCCGTAATGAACTTGTATCCTTACAACACCGGACACTTGATGGTCATTCCGGTGAGGCACACTGCCGATTTTGGGTTGCTCACCGCAGAAGAGCATGCAGAGCTTGGGCGTATGCTCGAATTGTCTCGCCGGGCGCTCGAGGAATGCTTCACTCCGCATGGTTTCAATATCGGAATGAACATCGGGCGTGCAGCCGGAGCCGGTATCCTCGATCACCTTCATTACCACATCGTTCCACGTTGGAATGGCGACTCGAATTTCATGGGAGTCGTCAGTGACACAAAAGTGCTCTCGGAGAGTCTTCCTGAGAGCTATCGTCGTTTGAAGCAATCCTTTGAGCGAATGAGGTCTGCATGA
- a CDS encoding elongation factor G: MAQVSTEKIRNIGLFGHGHCGKTMLAEAMLLNMGVIHRLGSVEAGTTVSDYTKEEIERQMSMQVSLMQGEYHDHFFNIVDAPGFADFIGDIVSALRAVDIAVLPVDGTAGHDIGHTVAYESGEKYGLPRAFFITKLDKEHTKYQEVVDQLTEEFGKKVQPVHFPLNPGLDFDTIVSGLTMKMYRYSRDGSGKVEELPLDGEVKERALEMRAKLMEVAAEADDELIEIYFEKGELSEEQFVNGLRKGFATGKLVPVLCGSGTGNIGVGRLLEFLIKEGPSPHDRTSIVAENASGSLEEIHEVETAPTCALVYKTITEPHVGDLCYVRVFAGKLEPGGEVLNTHSGQIEKIGQLFHVDGKMREPATKLVAGDLGAMVKLKATHTGDTLSDKAKGYKLPRIVFPPPVLEMAVVPKTKGEEDKVATGLNQLHIEDPSFQVEQMPELGQMVIRGYGDLQLSNILSHLKDRFHVDAELVEPKVPYRETIRGSADAEGKHKKQSGGRGQFGVCNLKLEAKPRGGGYEFVDAIVGGAIPGKYIPAIDKGIQETMIRGVIAGYPVVDVKVTVFDGKYHDVDSSELAFKIAGRQGFKAAFKKCKPLLLEPVFDVVVRVPEEFMGDVMGDLSSRRGKIQGMEGEGRYQVIKARVPQKELYRYSTALRSMTQGRGMHSQAFADYEIVPPEIQDKIIAEFVEEQEED; encoded by the coding sequence GTGGCGCAGGTAAGTACGGAGAAAATTCGCAACATTGGTCTGTTTGGCCACGGTCATTGTGGAAAGACCATGCTGGCCGAGGCCATGTTGCTCAATATGGGGGTCATTCATCGATTGGGAAGCGTGGAAGCGGGAACCACAGTCTCTGACTACACAAAGGAAGAGATTGAGCGGCAGATGTCCATGCAGGTCAGTCTGATGCAGGGTGAATATCACGACCATTTTTTCAACATCGTTGATGCACCGGGCTTTGCAGATTTTATCGGGGATATTGTGTCCGCCCTTCGTGCTGTGGATATCGCTGTGTTGCCGGTAGACGGCACTGCGGGACACGACATTGGTCATACGGTTGCTTACGAATCGGGAGAAAAGTACGGACTGCCGCGGGCTTTCTTTATAACAAAGTTGGACAAAGAGCATACGAAGTATCAGGAGGTCGTCGACCAGCTGACCGAAGAATTCGGCAAGAAGGTGCAACCAGTGCACTTCCCGCTCAATCCGGGCTTGGACTTTGATACGATTGTCAGCGGATTGACCATGAAGATGTATCGCTACTCGCGAGACGGGTCCGGCAAGGTAGAAGAATTGCCGTTGGACGGAGAGGTAAAGGAACGCGCGCTCGAAATGCGGGCAAAACTGATGGAAGTCGCTGCCGAGGCAGACGACGAGTTGATCGAGATCTACTTCGAGAAGGGTGAGCTGAGCGAAGAGCAGTTTGTCAACGGCTTGCGCAAAGGCTTTGCGACCGGCAAACTTGTTCCCGTGCTGTGTGGATCAGGAACAGGCAATATCGGAGTCGGTCGGCTGCTTGAGTTCTTGATCAAAGAAGGGCCGTCTCCACATGACCGTACGTCAATCGTTGCGGAGAACGCGAGCGGTTCGCTTGAGGAGATTCACGAAGTTGAAACTGCGCCGACTTGTGCGCTGGTATACAAGACGATTACTGAACCGCACGTTGGCGATCTCTGCTACGTGCGTGTTTTTGCAGGTAAACTCGAGCCGGGTGGCGAAGTTTTGAATACGCACTCCGGTCAAATCGAGAAGATTGGACAGTTGTTTCACGTTGACGGGAAGATGCGCGAACCCGCCACCAAGCTGGTCGCCGGAGATCTTGGTGCGATGGTGAAGTTGAAGGCCACACACACCGGAGACACCTTGTCCGACAAGGCAAAGGGGTATAAGCTGCCAAGGATAGTCTTTCCGCCACCGGTGCTCGAAATGGCAGTCGTTCCCAAGACGAAAGGCGAAGAAGACAAAGTCGCCACTGGACTTAATCAACTGCATATTGAAGATCCCAGCTTTCAAGTCGAGCAGATGCCTGAGCTTGGCCAAATGGTCATTCGCGGCTACGGCGACTTGCAGCTTTCCAACATACTCTCGCATCTTAAGGATCGCTTTCATGTCGATGCGGAGTTGGTTGAACCCAAAGTCCCCTATCGTGAAACAATTCGGGGAAGCGCTGACGCCGAAGGAAAGCACAAGAAGCAGTCCGGCGGACGCGGCCAGTTTGGCGTCTGTAACTTGAAACTTGAAGCGAAGCCTCGCGGCGGTGGCTACGAATTTGTCGATGCCATCGTAGGCGGAGCGATTCCCGGAAAATATATCCCGGCGATCGATAAGGGTATCCAAGAGACGATGATTCGCGGAGTCATTGCGGGTTATCCTGTCGTGGATGTGAAGGTCACCGTGTTCGACGGCAAGTATCATGACGTGGACTCTTCAGAACTGGCATTTAAGATCGCGGGGCGACAAGGTTTCAAAGCTGCATTTAAGAAGTGCAAGCCATTGCTGCTTGAGCCTGTTTTTGATGTCGTCGTGCGTGTCCCCGAAGAGTTCATGGGCGATGTGATGGGCGATCTGTCGAGCCGAAGAGGCAAGATTCAAGGCATGGAAGGCGAAGGACGATATCAGGTCATCAAAGCTAGGGTCCCGCAAAAAGAGCTCTATCGTTACTCCACCGCGCTGCGTTCAATGACTCAGGGTCGCGGCATGCACTCGCAGGCCTTCGCGGACTATGAAATTGTGCCGCCGGAAATTCAGGATAAGATTATTGCAGAGTTTGTCGAAGAGCAGGAAGAGGATTAG
- a CDS encoding glycosyltransferase family 2 protein — protein sequence MSPRITVCIVSYNTREALAECLMSLRRVSSEANLSIVVVDNESRDGSEEMIRERFPEVQLIANPYNAGFAKAVNQGFAVADSDYMFILNPDTWVARNALARLLKEIESDSSISAVGAQLTNFAGEKLPSVLAAPTLFKEFWNLIPELKSRLFPRACRLWLQQIRSRETNRAADVLAVSGAAMLVRSNDFRALGGFDERFYLYHEEVDYCIRLRKRGLRVRFVPQAQVLHHDALASGYRTDTLPDEPVLGWRIMGKWLLFAKHGTSAQRRAYVLLVSVLLTVRIQFCKLLAKISPKSLARLHKRADDCRKVIERLRTRECLQRIASRPEVLPD from the coding sequence ATGTCGCCGCGAATAACTGTCTGCATTGTTAGTTACAACACCCGTGAAGCTCTGGCAGAGTGCCTGATGAGCCTCCGGCGCGTGTCTTCCGAGGCCAACCTTTCGATTGTGGTTGTGGACAACGAATCGAGAGATGGGTCAGAAGAAATGATTCGGGAGCGATTCCCGGAGGTTCAACTCATTGCAAACCCTTATAACGCAGGCTTTGCGAAGGCGGTCAATCAGGGATTCGCGGTTGCAGACTCCGACTACATGTTTATTCTGAACCCGGACACGTGGGTTGCACGGAATGCGCTGGCAAGACTGTTGAAAGAAATCGAGTCTGACAGCTCCATCTCGGCGGTAGGTGCCCAACTGACGAACTTCGCTGGAGAGAAGTTACCCTCGGTGCTGGCGGCCCCCACGTTGTTCAAGGAGTTTTGGAATCTGATTCCAGAATTGAAGTCACGCTTGTTTCCTCGGGCGTGCAGGCTTTGGCTGCAACAGATCCGTTCTCGTGAAACGAACCGAGCCGCCGATGTTCTTGCGGTCAGCGGGGCGGCCATGCTCGTCCGATCGAACGACTTTCGTGCTTTGGGTGGATTTGATGAGCGATTCTACCTTTACCATGAAGAAGTGGATTATTGTATCCGTTTACGGAAGAGGGGGCTACGGGTCCGCTTTGTACCTCAGGCGCAGGTTCTTCACCATGATGCTCTTGCGAGCGGCTACCGGACGGACACGTTGCCTGATGAACCCGTGCTTGGGTGGCGAATCATGGGCAAGTGGCTGTTATTTGCCAAGCATGGAACTTCTGCGCAAAGGCGCGCTTATGTCCTATTGGTTTCAGTTCTCCTCACCGTACGGATACAATTCTGTAAACTTCTAGCCAAGATCTCGCCGAAGTCCCTCGCGCGTTTGCACAAGCGGGCAGATGATTGTCGGAAGGTCATCGAACGCTTGCGGACGCGAGAGTGCCTCCAAAGAATCGCAAGCCGTCCGGAGGTTCTTCCAGACTAA
- a CDS encoding periplasmic heavy metal sensor: MKLVLHIFLALAIVAGSASAQKHRGPPDEKRERLETVIIGKFAEELELTPAQAEKFYPRLRQYRSETDDLQRQLTESRRRLDVLSSDKSADSKEVKELISSNKRLQTEILTKREAMLSDMSEFLTPQQVSRCSVLLDELPRRLRQLMNERGREREDEPPRRGRY, from the coding sequence ATGAAACTGGTTCTCCACATTTTCCTAGCCTTGGCAATCGTAGCCGGTTCCGCGTCTGCGCAGAAACACCGTGGTCCACCTGACGAGAAGCGTGAGCGCTTGGAAACTGTCATCATTGGCAAGTTTGCCGAAGAACTTGAGCTGACACCGGCTCAGGCCGAGAAGTTCTATCCCCGACTCCGTCAGTATCGGAGCGAAACGGATGACCTGCAGCGTCAGCTGACAGAGTCCCGCCGTCGGCTGGACGTGCTGTCCTCCGACAAGAGTGCGGACAGCAAGGAAGTAAAGGAGCTCATTTCAAGTAACAAACGGTTACAGACCGAAATCCTGACCAAACGTGAAGCTATGCTGAGCGACATGTCGGAGTTCCTGACCCCGCAGCAAGTTTCCCGATGCTCAGTTTTGCTGGATGAGTTGCCTCGCCGGTTGAGACAGTTGATGAATGAGCGAGGGCGTGAACGTGAGGATGAACCGCCTCGTAGAGGTAGGTATTAG
- a CDS encoding sigma-70 family RNA polymerase sigma factor, translating to MQLVQAAQTGNESAFNILVLRHRLSVYHTIIGLVGDRDEAEDLTQDAFVKAYENLATFRAGSSFYTWLYRIAVNLSLNRLRARKVRSFFRLDSDEMVLPAPDETDASVEQAEFMQRARGAIMKLPDKQRAVFILRYFRELSHAEIAEIMDRDIGTIKANYHQAIKKLRDQLGPYVRGDDE from the coding sequence GTAATGAGTCGGCTTTTAACATCCTCGTATTGCGACACCGATTGTCTGTTTATCATACAATTATCGGTTTGGTCGGAGATCGGGACGAAGCCGAAGACTTGACGCAAGATGCCTTCGTCAAGGCGTACGAAAACCTTGCGACGTTCCGGGCAGGTTCTTCGTTCTACACGTGGCTTTACCGCATTGCTGTCAACTTGAGTTTGAATCGCTTGCGGGCAAGAAAGGTTCGATCGTTCTTCAGGCTGGATAGTGACGAAATGGTGCTTCCGGCTCCCGACGAGACTGATGCTTCAGTCGAGCAGGCCGAATTCATGCAGCGGGCAAGGGGAGCAATTATGAAGCTTCCGGACAAGCAGCGCGCAGTATTTATCCTGAGGTATTTCCGAGAATTGTCGCATGCTGAGATTGCCGAGATCATGGATCGCGACATTGGAACTATCAAGGCAAACTACCATCAGGCGATCAAGAAACTGAGAGACCAATTGGGTCCATACGTGCGAGGAGATGATGAGTAA